One window of the Babesia bovis T2Bo chromosome 2, whole genome shotgun sequence genome contains the following:
- a CDS encoding CAF1 ribonuclease family protein gives MSGQSNIFAEFTSLVEKAAFVTVDTELSGLTEDRNNITSLDEYLLLLRDGVTTYSMLQVGFCLAVYCSSTPNGKWMLYPYNFYVYPSDDCVMHLRSSTVTWLHAQGFNFMRWISEGRGYRRLECEASTSGRSKRQKKVNRYGLQRYLEVIKKHNKPLVVHNGLLDLLHLYDKFIGVIPELPGDICNALYTKLGPGIYDTKYVSRTLQSLGIQETLKVNSLETIYRYYDELVKFGSITEICDTESHLNYSKCFSKTGMSKLALVHEAGFDALLTARVFAGQISLITKADSLPPDYVPVHSDDPTDMGTTLSAVINRVNIHDQIGIDCVNLLTGTG, from the exons ATGTCTGGTCAAAGTAACATTTTTGCTGAATTCACGTCACTCGTTGAAAAGGCTGCGTTTGTTACTGTTGATACAG AGCTCAGTGGTTTGACTGAAGATCGCAACAACATTACTTCATTGGATGAGTACCTACTCCTCCTTCGTGATGGCGTGACAACATATTCTATGT TACAGGTAGGATTCTGTCTGGCTGTCTACTGCTCTAGTACCCCTAACGGCAAGTGGATGTTATATCCCTACAACTTCTATGTTTATCCCAGTGAT GACTGTGTCATGCATTTAAGGAGTTCGACTGTTACGTGGTTACATGCCCAGGGCTTTAATTTTATGCGTTGGATTTCTGAGGG GAGAGGATATCGCCGTCTTGAGTGCGAAGCTTCTACATCCGGTCGATCTAAGCGTCAGAAAAAAGTTAATCGCTACGGTCTCCAGCGTTATTTGGAGGTTATTAAGAAACACAACAAGCCGTTGGTTGTTCACAACGGTTTGCTAGATTTGTTACACTTATATGACAAGTTTATCGGTGTGATTCCTGAGCTACCCGGTGATATTTGTAACGCATTATATACTAAACTGGGTCCTGGGATATATGACACGAAGTATGTATCACGAACGCTGCAATCACTTGGCATCCAAGAGACATTAAA GGTCAACTCATTGGAAACGATATATCGTTACTATGACGAGCTCGTTAAATTTGGCAGTATCACCGAGATTTGTGACACTGAAAGCCACTTAAATTATAGCAAGTGTTTTTCCAAGACCGGTATGAGCAAACTTGCACTCGTCCACGAAGCTGGGTTTGATGCATTACTGACAGCTAGG GTTTTCGCTGGCCAAATATCGCTAATCACTAAGGCTGATTCGCTACCTCCGGACTACGTACCAGTACATTCAGACGATCCAAC GGACATGGGTACCACATTATCTGCGGTTATCAACCGAGTTAACATTCACGATCAAATTGGTATCGACTGTGTAAATTTGTTGACTGGTACCGGTTAA